The following coding sequences lie in one Micromonospora sp. R77 genomic window:
- a CDS encoding VOC family protein, with product MAHDDLPVPAEGILLTHFVVAADVPRSAAFYADVLGGTVVREGEPSMVRLANSWIIINVGGGPTEDKPDVVLETPPDPHRTSAFLNIRVADIRAVHAEWTARGAVFLTPPQDRGAEIRCYLRDPDGHLIEVGQTV from the coding sequence GTGGCACACGACGACCTGCCGGTCCCGGCCGAGGGCATCCTGCTCACCCACTTCGTGGTGGCCGCCGACGTGCCCCGGTCGGCGGCCTTCTACGCCGACGTCCTCGGCGGCACGGTGGTGCGGGAGGGCGAACCGTCGATGGTCCGGTTGGCGAACAGCTGGATCATCATCAACGTCGGCGGCGGGCCCACCGAGGACAAGCCGGACGTCGTGCTGGAGACGCCGCCCGACCCGCACCGGACCAGCGCGTTCCTCAACATCCGGGTGGCCGACATCCGGGCCGTGCACGCCGAGTGGACCGCCCGCGGCGCGGTCTTCCTCACCCCGCCCCAGGACCGGGGTGCGGAGATCCGCTGCTACCTGCGCGATCCCGACGGCCACCTCATCGAGGTCGGTCAGACCGTCTGA
- a CDS encoding S66 peptidase family protein, producing MDVPRYPPKPRPGDRVAVVSPSRGLPALFPHVHELGLRRLREEFDLEPVEYPTTRVMGADPRDRARDLTAAFADPTVTAVLATVGGDDLITVIPHLDDAVLRANPKPYFGYSDNTNVLNHLYRLGQVAYHGGSVLVHLGRPGKPHPLTFDSLRAALFTTGWYELTPAPEWGDRPNPWDRPETLADEPEMLPGEGWRWQGPSRVVQGRTWGGCLEILHWLLATDRVPSAAELAGSVLVFETSNELPSAQEVFRILRNMGERGLLAGFPAVLVGRAKAWDFDRPHTVPERRTWADDQRAAVTRVLADYADDPVVVFDVDLGHTDPQLIVPYGGEVRVDAVERRISVRY from the coding sequence ATGGACGTGCCGCGCTATCCGCCGAAGCCCCGGCCCGGTGACCGGGTCGCCGTCGTGTCACCCTCGCGCGGGCTGCCGGCCCTCTTCCCGCACGTGCACGAGCTGGGGCTGCGCCGGCTGCGCGAGGAGTTCGACCTGGAACCGGTCGAGTATCCGACCACCCGGGTGATGGGCGCCGACCCGCGCGACCGGGCGCGGGACCTGACCGCCGCGTTCGCCGACCCGACGGTCACCGCCGTGCTCGCCACCGTGGGCGGGGACGACCTGATCACCGTCATCCCGCACCTGGACGACGCGGTGCTGCGCGCCAACCCGAAGCCGTACTTCGGCTACTCCGACAACACCAATGTCCTCAACCACCTGTACCGACTGGGTCAGGTCGCCTACCACGGCGGTTCGGTGCTGGTGCACCTCGGTCGGCCGGGGAAGCCGCACCCGCTGACCTTCGACTCGCTGCGCGCCGCCCTCTTCACCACCGGCTGGTACGAGCTGACCCCCGCCCCCGAGTGGGGCGACCGGCCGAACCCGTGGGACCGGCCGGAGACCCTGGCGGACGAGCCGGAGATGCTGCCCGGCGAGGGCTGGCGCTGGCAGGGGCCGTCGAGGGTGGTGCAGGGCCGGACCTGGGGCGGCTGCCTGGAGATCCTGCACTGGCTGCTGGCCACCGACCGGGTGCCCTCCGCTGCGGAGCTGGCCGGCTCGGTGCTGGTCTTCGAGACCTCCAACGAGCTGCCCTCGGCCCAGGAGGTGTTCCGCATCCTGCGCAACATGGGCGAGCGCGGGCTGCTCGCCGGCTTCCCCGCGGTGCTGGTCGGCCGGGCCAAGGCGTGGGACTTCGACCGGCCGCACACCGTGCCCGAGCGGCGGACGTGGGCCGACGACCAGCGGGCGGCGGTCACCCGGGTGCTGGCCGACTACGCGGACGACCCGGTGGTGGTCTTCGACGTCGACCTGGGCCACACCGACCCACAGCTGATCGTCCCGTACGGCGGCGAGGTCCGGGTCGACGCGGTCGAGCGGCGGATCTCGGTGCGCTACTGA
- a CDS encoding cyclase family protein, with protein sequence MTGQQYRAQFAAEITFANGGGLRTEGFRLDIPGSDIADDELAALLVRHLGLLMVAEVRITDKTIIEEPHKGGRGVATAAVPGPRRLVELSHLVTDGMTTLPGWPGPRITDWLTREASRVNYAPGVEFHVARIDMIANTGTYLDTPAHRWADGPDLAGTPLDRLADLPGVLVRVPAGTRAVDPLLLAPYEVAGRAVLLHTGWDAHFGTDRYAAPDAPYLSGDGARWLVEAGAALVGIDSINIDDMSPAARGERPAHSALLAAGVPIVEHLTGLDALPPTGFRFTAAPPRVAGMGTFPVRAFATID encoded by the coding sequence ATGACGGGGCAGCAGTACCGGGCGCAGTTCGCCGCGGAGATCACCTTCGCCAACGGCGGCGGGTTGCGGACCGAGGGTTTCCGGCTGGACATCCCGGGATCGGACATCGCCGACGACGAGCTGGCCGCGCTCCTGGTCCGGCACCTCGGGCTGCTCATGGTGGCCGAGGTGCGGATCACCGACAAGACGATCATCGAGGAACCGCACAAGGGCGGCCGGGGCGTGGCCACCGCCGCCGTCCCCGGCCCGCGCCGGCTGGTCGAGTTGAGTCACCTGGTCACCGACGGGATGACCACGCTGCCCGGCTGGCCCGGGCCACGGATCACCGACTGGCTGACCCGGGAGGCGTCCCGGGTGAACTACGCCCCGGGCGTCGAGTTCCACGTCGCCCGGATCGACATGATCGCCAACACCGGCACCTACCTGGACACTCCCGCGCACCGCTGGGCCGACGGGCCCGACCTCGCCGGCACCCCGCTGGACCGCCTCGCCGACCTGCCCGGGGTGCTGGTCCGGGTGCCGGCCGGCACCCGCGCGGTGGACCCGCTGCTGCTGGCCCCGTACGAGGTCGCCGGGCGGGCGGTGCTGCTGCACACCGGCTGGGACGCGCACTTCGGCACCGACCGGTACGCGGCCCCCGACGCGCCTTACCTGTCCGGGGACGGCGCCCGGTGGCTGGTCGAGGCGGGGGCCGCCCTGGTCGGCATCGACTCGATCAACATCGACGACATGAGCCCGGCGGCGCGCGGCGAACGGCCCGCGCACAGCGCGCTGCTGGCCGCCGGCGTCCCGATCGTGGAGCACCTGACCGGCCTGGACGCGCTGCCGCCGACCGGTTTCCGGTTCACCGCCGCCCCGCCCCGGGTGGCCGGCATGGGCACCTTCCCGGTCCGCGCCTTCGCCACGATCGACTGA
- a CDS encoding AraC family transcriptional regulator — protein MPEGTGSDPRRRTTPARWRVLGHPDGMLVYQVRCIVENHGWTETVDDGRYKIVLGRSGAYHHRLNGRTTVIDPTSVLITRPGDEQAAAHPYGCGDSYTCLEIDREVLADRPDGAGWLDRSGWNGHSDASLDLAHRLLVAECMRGLDRFEMAERLHRFLGRLLQHSALAGDDAGTEIDRAVRRRPATMAAHRRLADRAREVLATSDFTLGLAEVAREVGASPHHLSRVFQRVTGSSLTAYRNRLRVRAVLDNLAEPDGPPLGRLASDYGFTDQAHLTRVVRDQVGHPPARLRKLLIPKQPTAD, from the coding sequence ATGCCTGAGGGAACCGGGAGCGATCCGCGCCGCAGGACCACGCCGGCCCGGTGGCGGGTGCTCGGCCACCCGGACGGGATGCTGGTCTACCAGGTCCGGTGCATCGTCGAGAACCACGGCTGGACGGAAACCGTCGACGACGGCCGTTACAAGATCGTCCTGGGCCGCTCCGGCGCGTACCACCACCGGCTCAACGGGCGGACGACGGTCATCGACCCCACCTCGGTGCTGATCACCCGGCCCGGTGACGAGCAGGCGGCGGCCCATCCGTACGGCTGCGGCGACTCGTACACCTGCCTGGAGATCGACCGGGAGGTGCTGGCGGACCGGCCGGACGGGGCCGGCTGGCTCGACCGGTCCGGCTGGAACGGCCACTCGGACGCCTCGCTGGACCTGGCGCACCGGTTGCTGGTGGCGGAGTGCATGCGCGGGCTGGACCGGTTCGAGATGGCCGAGCGGCTGCACCGGTTCCTCGGCCGGCTGCTCCAGCACAGTGCCCTGGCCGGGGACGACGCCGGTACCGAGATCGACCGGGCGGTACGGCGGCGACCGGCGACGATGGCCGCGCACCGGCGCCTCGCCGACCGGGCCCGCGAGGTGCTGGCCACCTCCGACTTCACCCTGGGCCTCGCCGAGGTGGCCCGGGAGGTGGGCGCCTCGCCGCACCACCTCAGCCGGGTCTTCCAGCGGGTCACCGGCAGCAGCCTCACCGCCTACCGGAACCGGCTGCGGGTCCGGGCGGTGCTGGACAACCTCGCCGAGCCGGACGGGCCGCCGCTGGGCCGGCTGGCCAGCGACTACGGCTTCACCGACCAGGCGCACCTGACCCGGGTGGTCCGGGACCAGGTCGGCCATCCGCCGGCCCGGCTGCGCAAGCTGCTCATCCCGAAGCAGCCGACCGCCGACTGA
- the mfd gene encoding transcription-repair coupling factor, translating to MLTGLFTAALADPGLARARDLARSGAAQVDGLDLTAPAALRPFAVAAVAVDEAGGGAGRPVLAVTATSREADDLAAALGSLLPSEQVAVFPSWETLPHERLSPRSDTVGRRLAVLRRLAHPESADAHGRTGPLRVVVAPVRSLLQPQLKGLGDLEPVQLAAGDEADLEEVARRLTDMAYARVDLVTKRGEFAVRGGILDVFPPTDEHPSRVEFWGDEVEEIRTFAVADQRTIEGVAMLWAPPCRELLLTPSVRKRAAALAQEHPELAEILDKLAEGIPVEGMESLVPALLGDESLELLLDCMPAGTHVLLCDPERIRTRAHDLVRTSEEFLQASWAAAAVGGQAPVDLGAAAFKTLAEVRATARALRQPWWTLAPFGLVEADSATARQPWEDAPTEVDVTPDDAIAVSLAAQPAPLYHGETARVVEDLTRWAGEGWSIALVFEGHGPAQRAVEVLRDAGLGARLTDQVPAAPAPGEVLVSCGCLTAGFVDEASKFVLLTGNDVSGGRGTSMRDVRKMPSRRRNTIDPLELKAGDFVVHEQHGIGRYVELVQRTVNGASREYLVIEYAASKRGQPGDRLFVPTDQLDQLSRYVGGEQPTLHKMGGSDWQKSKARARKAVREIAAQLIQLYAARKASKGHSFAPDTPWQRELEDAFPWQETPDQLAAIEEVKRDMEQTVPMDRLICGDVGYGKTEIAVRAAFKAVQDGKQVAVLVPTTLLVQQHYNTFAERMSQFPVTIRQLSRFQTPKESERTLEMVADGTVDIVIGTHRLLQTATRFKQLGMVIIDEEQRFGVEHKEHLKTLRASVDVLSMSATPIPRTLEMAITGIREMSTIATPPEERHPVLTFVGAYDDRQVAASIHRELLRDGQVFYLHNRVESIDRAARRIRELVPEARVAVAHGQLGEDALEKVMVGFWEKEFDVLVCTTIVESGIDIPNANTLIVERADLLGLAQLHQIRGRVGRGRERAYAYFLYPPEKPLTEHAHERLATIAQHTELGAGMYVAMKDLEIRGAGNLLGGEQSGHIEGVGFDLYVRMVGEAVSAFKGESPEEETEVKVDLPIDAHLPHDYVAVERLRLEMYRKLAEARDAERLREVVAEMTDRYGEPPAPVQNLVAVARFRLLARRYGLTDVSMQGKHIRFGPLPLPDSKQLRLKRYHPDSVYKQALDQVSVPRPSTRRVGGEPLRDQALLEWCAQLLSDVLGEPAKAEPAKAGAR from the coding sequence ATGCTCACCGGACTGTTCACCGCCGCCCTGGCCGATCCCGGGCTGGCCCGGGCCCGCGACCTGGCACGCTCCGGTGCCGCCCAGGTCGACGGCCTGGACCTGACCGCCCCGGCGGCGCTGCGCCCCTTCGCGGTCGCCGCCGTCGCGGTCGACGAGGCCGGGGGCGGCGCCGGGCGACCGGTGCTCGCGGTCACCGCCACCAGCCGGGAGGCCGACGACCTGGCCGCCGCGCTGGGCAGCCTGCTGCCGTCGGAGCAGGTGGCGGTCTTCCCGTCCTGGGAGACGCTGCCGCACGAACGGCTCTCGCCCCGCTCCGACACCGTCGGGCGGCGGCTGGCGGTGCTGCGCCGGCTGGCGCACCCGGAGTCCGCCGACGCGCACGGCCGTACCGGGCCGCTGCGGGTGGTCGTGGCGCCCGTCCGGTCACTGTTGCAACCGCAGCTCAAGGGGCTCGGCGACCTGGAGCCGGTGCAGCTCGCCGCCGGCGACGAGGCGGACCTGGAGGAGGTCGCCCGCCGGCTCACCGACATGGCGTACGCCCGGGTGGACCTGGTCACCAAGCGCGGCGAGTTCGCCGTGCGCGGCGGCATCCTGGACGTCTTCCCGCCCACCGACGAGCACCCGTCCCGGGTCGAGTTCTGGGGCGACGAGGTGGAGGAGATCCGCACCTTCGCCGTCGCCGACCAGCGGACCATCGAGGGCGTGGCCATGCTCTGGGCACCGCCCTGCCGGGAGCTGCTGCTCACCCCGTCGGTGCGGAAGCGGGCCGCCGCGCTCGCCCAGGAGCACCCCGAGCTGGCCGAGATCCTCGACAAGCTGGCCGAGGGCATCCCCGTCGAGGGGATGGAGTCGCTGGTCCCGGCGCTGCTCGGCGACGAGAGCCTGGAACTGCTGCTGGACTGCATGCCGGCCGGCACCCACGTCCTGCTCTGCGACCCGGAGCGGATCCGCACCCGGGCGCACGACCTGGTGCGTACCTCCGAGGAGTTCCTCCAGGCCAGCTGGGCCGCGGCCGCCGTCGGCGGCCAGGCCCCGGTCGACCTCGGCGCCGCCGCCTTCAAGACCCTGGCCGAGGTACGCGCCACCGCCCGCGCCCTGCGCCAGCCGTGGTGGACCCTCGCCCCGTTCGGGCTCGTCGAGGCCGACTCGGCGACCGCCCGGCAGCCGTGGGAGGACGCCCCGACCGAGGTCGACGTCACCCCCGACGACGCGATCGCGGTGAGCCTGGCCGCCCAGCCCGCCCCGCTCTATCACGGCGAGACCGCCCGGGTGGTCGAGGACCTGACCCGCTGGGCCGGCGAGGGTTGGTCCATCGCGCTGGTCTTCGAGGGGCACGGCCCCGCCCAGCGGGCCGTCGAGGTGCTCCGCGACGCCGGCCTCGGCGCCCGGCTCACCGACCAGGTGCCGGCCGCGCCCGCCCCCGGCGAGGTGCTGGTCTCCTGCGGCTGCCTGACCGCCGGCTTCGTCGACGAGGCGTCGAAGTTCGTGCTGCTCACCGGCAACGACGTCAGCGGCGGTCGGGGCACCTCCATGCGGGACGTGCGCAAGATGCCCAGCCGGCGGCGCAACACCATCGACCCGCTGGAGCTGAAGGCCGGCGACTTCGTCGTGCACGAGCAGCACGGCATCGGCCGGTACGTCGAGCTGGTGCAGCGCACCGTCAACGGCGCGAGCCGGGAATACCTGGTCATCGAGTACGCCGCCAGCAAGCGCGGCCAGCCCGGCGACCGGCTCTTCGTCCCCACCGACCAGCTCGACCAGCTGAGCCGGTACGTCGGCGGCGAGCAGCCCACCCTGCACAAGATGGGCGGCTCCGACTGGCAGAAGTCGAAGGCCCGGGCCCGCAAGGCGGTCCGCGAGATCGCCGCCCAGCTGATCCAGCTCTACGCCGCCCGCAAGGCGTCCAAGGGGCACTCGTTCGCACCCGACACCCCGTGGCAGCGGGAGCTGGAGGACGCCTTCCCCTGGCAGGAGACGCCCGACCAGTTGGCGGCCATCGAGGAGGTCAAGCGGGACATGGAGCAGACCGTCCCGATGGACCGCCTGATCTGCGGCGACGTCGGGTACGGCAAGACCGAGATCGCGGTCCGGGCCGCGTTCAAGGCGGTGCAGGACGGCAAGCAGGTCGCCGTGCTGGTGCCGACCACCCTGCTGGTGCAGCAGCACTACAACACCTTCGCCGAGCGGATGAGCCAGTTCCCGGTGACGATCCGGCAGCTGTCCCGGTTCCAGACGCCGAAGGAGAGCGAGCGGACGTTGGAGATGGTCGCCGACGGCACCGTCGACATCGTCATCGGCACCCACCGGCTGCTCCAGACCGCGACCCGGTTCAAGCAACTCGGCATGGTGATCATCGACGAGGAGCAGCGGTTCGGCGTCGAGCACAAGGAGCACCTGAAGACGCTGCGCGCCTCGGTCGACGTGCTGAGCATGTCGGCCACCCCGATCCCGCGGACGCTGGAGATGGCGATCACCGGCATCCGGGAGATGTCCACCATCGCCACCCCGCCGGAGGAGCGGCACCCGGTGCTGACCTTCGTCGGGGCGTACGACGACCGGCAGGTGGCCGCCTCCATCCACCGCGAGCTGCTCCGCGACGGGCAGGTCTTCTACCTGCACAACCGGGTCGAGTCGATCGACCGGGCGGCCCGCCGGATCCGCGAGCTGGTGCCCGAGGCGCGGGTCGCCGTGGCGCACGGGCAGCTGGGCGAGGACGCCCTGGAGAAGGTCATGGTCGGCTTCTGGGAGAAGGAGTTCGACGTCCTGGTCTGCACCACGATCGTGGAGTCCGGCATCGACATCCCGAACGCCAACACCCTGATCGTGGAGCGGGCCGACCTGCTCGGCCTGGCCCAGCTGCACCAGATCCGCGGCCGGGTCGGCCGGGGCCGGGAGCGGGCCTACGCGTACTTCCTCTATCCGCCGGAGAAGCCGCTCACCGAGCACGCCCACGAGCGGCTGGCCACCATCGCCCAGCACACCGAGCTGGGCGCCGGCATGTACGTGGCGATGAAGGACCTGGAGATCCGGGGCGCCGGCAACCTGCTCGGCGGCGAGCAGTCCGGCCACATCGAGGGCGTCGGTTTCGACCTGTACGTCCGGATGGTCGGCGAGGCGGTGTCGGCGTTCAAGGGCGAGAGCCCCGAGGAGGAGACCGAGGTCAAGGTCGACCTGCCGATCGACGCGCACCTGCCGCACGACTACGTCGCCGTGGAGCGGCTGCGCCTGGAGATGTACCGCAAGCTCGCCGAGGCCCGCGACGCCGAGCGGCTGCGCGAGGTGGTCGCCGAAATGACCGACCGGTACGGCGAGCCGCCCGCCCCGGTGCAGAACCTGGTCGCGGTGGCCCGGTTCCGGCTGCTGGCCCGCCGGTACGGCCTCACCGACGTCAGCATGCAGGGCAAGCACATCCGGTTCGGTCCGCTGCCGCTGCCGGACTCGAAGCAGCTGCGGCTCAAGCGCTACCACCCGGACTCGGTCTACAAGCAGGCCCTGGACCAGGTCAGCGTGCCCCGCCCGAGCACCCGCCGCGTCGGCGGCGAGCCGCTGCGCGACCAGGCGCTGCTGGAGTGGTGCGCCCAGCTGCTCTCCGACGTCCTGGGCGAGCCGGCGAAGGCCGAGCCGGCGAAGGCGGGGGCGCGGTGA
- a CDS encoding nucleoside triphosphate pyrophosphohydrolase, with the protein MTARIVLLVTSPRLPAGLLTAAAWDVVRSAPVLAGAESELTTAIRAAGAEVEVVDGGATQALLDAVAAHGTAVWLAGPAGDQALARELGLRLAREPGLAELELMYGSWDPPGARLLDAVEVMDRLASPGGDPWKLAQTHRSLAGFLIEECYEAYDAISADDTDALREELGDVLLQVLLHARLAENLPEGERWNVDDVAGVLVDKMVRRNPHVFAGAATGSLEEIEANWERIKRAEKARDSVLDGIALSQPALALAAKILDRANRIGLTVPPPLADPEADPEAHLGATLLATVAAAREAGLDPEAALRRTTLAHAQAIRLAEPTTPDTSR; encoded by the coding sequence ATGACCGCGCGGATCGTCCTGCTGGTCACCTCGCCCCGGTTGCCGGCCGGTCTGCTGACCGCCGCCGCGTGGGACGTGGTCCGCTCCGCCCCGGTGCTGGCCGGTGCGGAGAGCGAGCTGACCACCGCGATCCGCGCGGCGGGCGCCGAGGTCGAGGTGGTCGACGGCGGCGCCACCCAGGCGCTGCTGGACGCGGTGGCCGCGCACGGCACGGCGGTCTGGCTGGCCGGCCCGGCCGGCGACCAGGCGCTGGCCCGTGAGCTGGGGCTGCGCCTGGCCCGCGAACCGGGCCTGGCCGAGCTGGAGCTGATGTACGGCTCGTGGGACCCGCCCGGCGCCCGGCTGCTCGACGCGGTCGAGGTGATGGACCGGTTGGCCTCGCCGGGTGGTGACCCGTGGAAGCTGGCGCAGACGCACCGCAGTCTCGCCGGCTTCCTGATCGAGGAGTGCTACGAGGCGTACGACGCGATCAGCGCCGACGACACCGACGCGCTCCGCGAGGAGCTGGGTGACGTGCTGCTCCAGGTGCTGCTGCACGCCCGGCTGGCGGAGAACCTGCCCGAGGGCGAGCGGTGGAACGTCGACGACGTGGCCGGCGTGCTGGTCGACAAGATGGTCCGCCGCAACCCGCACGTCTTCGCCGGCGCGGCGACCGGTTCGCTGGAGGAGATCGAGGCGAACTGGGAGCGGATCAAGCGCGCCGAGAAGGCCCGCGACTCGGTGCTGGACGGCATCGCCCTGAGCCAGCCGGCCCTCGCCCTCGCCGCCAAGATCCTCGACCGCGCCAACCGGATCGGCCTGACGGTCCCACCGCCGCTCGCCGACCCCGAGGCCGACCCGGAGGCACACCTCGGCGCCACCCTCCTGGCCACCGTCGCCGCCGCCCGCGAGGCCGGCCTCGACCCTGAGGCCGCCCTCCGCCGCACCACCCTCGCCCACGCCCAAGCCATCCGCCTCGCCGAACCCACCACCCCCGACACCTCCCGGTGA
- a CDS encoding DUF885 domain-containing protein: MEEFVPLAERIVEAVLESRPGLATSVGDHRYDGRLPDLSVDGVAADQAMLRDAADALSEIDADALDVEERVDHALLSSLVDRGLFESTEIRSHEWDPLRHNPGPLLHALLARPYAPVDERLTHLAGRLSAVPDALATARATLRDMPRIHAETAVGQFTGAAALVRDEVPRLLAEAPALHDRVAPAAAGAIAALEEFVAWLRMGLAADAGPGRDPRLGRRRWEARLWHTLDTELGAAEVQRRAWANLERVTDEIRAAAVELVGGPADDGTVRRALDLLAAEHPDDHSIVDLASVTLDEASDFVRAHDLISLVDDPCVIQEMPEFARGVAVAYCDSPGPLETANLPTFYCIAPTPAEWPAQRVESFYREYNDHMIRNLTVHEAMPGHFLQLAHARRYAGPTRVRALTESGVFIEGWAVYTEELMAGLGFGGLPVRLQQLKMQLRMTINALLDQLVHCEDMSEAEAMALMTGRGFQEEGEAAGKWRRALLTSTQLSTYFVGYSEMADIAAARPVEVPVRDWHDAMLAHDCPPPRHLRTLLGV, from the coding sequence GTGGAAGAGTTCGTGCCGCTCGCGGAGCGGATCGTCGAGGCGGTGTTGGAGAGTCGGCCGGGGTTGGCCACCTCCGTCGGTGACCACCGGTACGACGGTCGGCTGCCGGACCTGTCCGTGGACGGGGTCGCCGCCGACCAGGCGATGCTGCGGGACGCGGCCGACGCGCTCTCCGAGATCGACGCGGACGCGCTGGACGTCGAGGAACGGGTCGACCACGCGCTGCTCAGCTCCCTCGTGGACCGAGGGCTGTTCGAGTCGACGGAGATCCGCTCGCACGAGTGGGATCCGCTGCGGCACAACCCGGGCCCGCTGCTGCACGCCCTGCTCGCCCGCCCGTACGCGCCGGTGGACGAGCGGCTGACGCACCTGGCCGGGCGGCTGTCGGCCGTACCGGATGCGTTGGCGACCGCGCGCGCGACGCTGCGCGACATGCCGCGGATCCACGCCGAGACGGCGGTCGGGCAGTTCACCGGCGCGGCGGCGCTGGTCCGCGACGAGGTGCCCCGGCTGCTGGCCGAGGCACCCGCGCTGCACGACCGGGTGGCGCCGGCGGCGGCCGGGGCGATCGCCGCGCTGGAGGAGTTCGTGGCCTGGCTGCGGATGGGCCTGGCGGCCGATGCCGGGCCGGGGCGTGACCCCCGGCTGGGCCGGCGGCGCTGGGAGGCGCGGCTCTGGCACACCCTCGACACCGAGCTGGGCGCCGCCGAGGTGCAGCGCCGCGCCTGGGCCAACCTGGAGCGGGTCACCGACGAGATCCGCGCGGCGGCCGTCGAGCTGGTCGGCGGTCCGGCCGACGACGGGACGGTACGCCGGGCGCTGGACCTGCTCGCCGCCGAGCACCCCGACGACCACTCCATCGTGGATCTCGCCTCGGTCACCCTCGACGAGGCCAGCGACTTCGTCCGGGCGCACGACCTGATCAGCCTGGTCGACGACCCGTGCGTGATCCAGGAGATGCCGGAGTTCGCCCGGGGCGTCGCGGTCGCCTACTGCGACTCGCCCGGCCCGCTGGAGACGGCGAACCTGCCCACCTTCTATTGCATCGCACCCACCCCGGCGGAGTGGCCCGCGCAGCGGGTCGAGTCGTTCTACCGCGAGTACAACGACCACATGATCCGCAACCTGACCGTGCACGAGGCGATGCCCGGCCACTTCCTCCAGCTCGCCCACGCCCGCCGGTACGCCGGCCCCACCCGGGTCCGCGCGCTCACCGAGTCCGGGGTGTTCATCGAGGGCTGGGCGGTCTACACCGAGGAGCTGATGGCGGGGCTCGGCTTCGGTGGCCTGCCGGTGCGTCTGCAGCAGCTCAAGATGCAGCTCCGGATGACCATCAACGCGCTGCTCGACCAGCTCGTGCACTGCGAGGACATGTCCGAGGCCGAGGCGATGGCGCTGATGACCGGGCGCGGCTTCCAGGAGGAGGGCGAGGCGGCCGGCAAGTGGCGGCGCGCGCTGCTCACCTCCACGCAGCTCTCCACCTACTTCGTGGGTTACAGCGAGATGGCCGACATCGCCGCGGCCCGCCCCGTCGAGGTGCCGGTACGCGACTGGCACGACGCGATGCTCGCCCACGACTGCCCCCCGCCCCGCCACCTGCGCACCCTGCTGGGGGTGTAA